In Cryptococcus neoformans var. neoformans B-3501A chromosome 11, whole genome shotgun sequence, the genomic window AGCTGGCTGTGCTCCATCTGTAGAATTTGCTCTTTCGCATTTGCCACAGGTAGTCTTATTCAACATCAGTAATTGATCAAGAACGTAAACAAGTCAACCTACAGACTAGCAGCAACGTTCAGCGCATCATCCGGGACGGGCACAGCTCGCCTCTTGATCTCAGCAATCATGACCAACAACTGAAACTTGGCTGCTTGCTCTGCAGCCGTTCTTCCGGGCACACCCAGACCCATAGCTGAAGGCTTTCCTGGCTGAATGATATTTCCATGCGCAGCTTCCGACTCAATGATCTTCTTACTGAGATTCGAAGATGCACCAATAAGTTTATCGAGTGGCCAAGTGGCAATCACTTGATTAGGTAGCGGTCGAGCGCCAGATTGAACAGGGTTTGTGCCTTGCGGTGGCCGAGGGGCAGCAGgaccagaaggaagagtcgGGATGTTATTCGACATCCGAGGCGTTTGCCTGTTTTGAACAGGATTTTGGGCATTATTAGGTTGATTGGGTAGAGTTAAGTTAAATGGAGGGTTGAGGCTATTGGCATTGTTGCCCATTTGCGGAGAAGTCATCGGTAGAGTGTTGCTTTGGGGCATTTGAGGAGTTTTCAGCCCCCCGCGCTGTTGCCTTTCCTTGACCTGCTGAAGCTGTTTGTTGTTAGCACTCATTATGTATTAGATGAACATTACTTACAGCCTCAAGTTGACTCAAGGTGTTGGCGAACTGCGACCCTGGAAGATCAAAATTGCCACTGGAAGGTATTCTTTGGTGACCAGCCTGCTGGCTCTGACCTTGGTTCTGAGCAGATTGAGTCTGTCCAGATGCAATTCTCTGGTTGAACATCTGTCCATTAATACCGACCGGAACACCAGCTGCACCCATATTATTCCCAGTCTGAGCTTGAGGTTGGTTTTGAGCCTGGTTTTGACCCTTCAACATCCCAACAATCCTCTGGAGATCTTCCAATGCAGCCTGCGGGTTCCCGTGTTTCTTGAAAACGGCGGAAGCAATGTCCGACCGAGTGCGCATGAATTCGTGGACTTCGGGGCTGATTTGAGGTGTAGGATTGGATGGCGCAGGTTGGGGCGGAGGGGGCTGGTTTTGATTTTGGTTCTGAGTTGACTGTGCCAACATACTGTGTAGAAAGTAAGAATCAGATTTCACAGTTGAGCAACTTGACGAACCTTTGTAGAGCCGCACGACGAACCGAATCGTCGCCTATCATTCCCATGTTCATCCCCAGGTTAAATTGACCGCTCTGACCTTGGCCTATGTTTCCTTGTTGAATATTCGTGTTGCTACTTTGAGGTTGTGATGATTGATTGAGACCAAGGTCCGGTTGGTGCGAGTGTACTGAAAACTGATTTTGGTTCCGCTGCACTTGATTCGGCTGATTTGGCTGCTGCGTTTGGTTCTGCCCCATTCCACCAAAACCCCCTatccctcccatccctgGCAATCCTCCCATGCCTTGCATCCCTGTCATGCCTTGAACACCTATCCCCAAATTTTGTTGCTGTGTTTGCGCTTGAACTTGAGCCTGAGCTTGCGCCTGGGCATGAGCCTGGGCTTGTGCTGCCTGAACAGCTTGGGCGGCTTGGCGCGCCTTTGCTTGTTGAGCGGCAACCTGGGCCTGGATGGCAGGATTATTTGAGGTTTGTAGTCTTTCTTGTTGCATTTGTTGACTGTTCTGGCTTTGAAGGCGGTTAAAGGTAGGCAGCATGATGTTTTGCAAAGTGTCGTTGATAGATGCCTGGGATGGAGGTTGACCAGATTGTTGCctctgctgttgctgctgttgcaaTTGCTGTAATAACTGAGGAGGGATGTTTCTGAGGTTTCCCATTGCTGGCTGCTGGGCTTGATTCTGTGGTTGGGATGGACCTGCCTGGTTATTCATTCCCATTTGGTTCGCCAGGGAGGCGAACAATGCAGGATTGAGCTGATTCAACTGTGCCATGTTGAAGCCAGCAAAAGGGTTCTGCTCttggttgttgttgctcatgatgatgggtgaGCTTTTTCATAAGAGAATGCGAATGAGACCGCGAGTCGGAGAAGCGAAGCCGCGAGGCAGTTGTCCGCTGCACAAAAAAGCAATGCCGACTTGAGATCCGGATATGTGGTGGCGTTCAATCTACGAGTGCCGTGCCCGATCTTACTTCAGAGTCGTCCAGGAAAGGGTTTGAGGAGAATATCAAGTCGGGAGAATAAAcgattgaagatgatgaacaCTAAcgaaaggatgagaagTGAAAGGCTGCCTGCaatggaggaaggtgagaTGATGACTGGATTTTTGATTGTTCCATTATTTGTCATTTGCCCTGAGATTTTCCGTACCGACGTACCGGCCGACCTTTCCGCAAGAATTTTATTCTGGACGTGATCTGGTTTTGTACGAGTGCATGTAGGAGCAGGACAGAGTAGATCAGTAGCAGATGCATGTCATATTTCCAGAGACAGTGATCGTACATATATGGAGCAAAAAAGGGCATTCGCACATCACTGTGGAAATGCAGGCCAATTAAGAAAGGgacaaaaaaaagagaattGCCTATCCAGGAATTGATTTGGGTTCGTCTCGTAACGCAAAACGATATTAACAAAGATTACGTAACTTACCCCGCGTTTATTGGAAAGGAACGACGAACGAACGATCCTAGTACTATCACTATTACGCTAGAAGCCAGATAAAACCAGGTCAGCTCGGAGAAATCTCCTACTTATTTATCACTTTACGTATTTATCACCTAATGATTGTTAGTGACATTGGGACATGTAGTATTCCACGCACAGAGGTATCGTTATCGTTGTCCTTGTATCCACGAAAGGGACAGCGTTGAGGATCCGACCTCTTTCGATGATGCCAGTCGAGCCCCTCAGTTCACAAGTTATGGAAGCTCACCACTACATACTATCACGGGGCCTGGCGATATCAGTCTTGTTCTGGCACAGTGCGGTCAAGCCAGCGAGATGTCTAGGCGTAAATATAACTTTGAACTCGTAAGGTGAGACATTGAACTCTGGGACAAGCCGTGGGTTTTGTTATAGGATAAAGGTATAGTCAAGTGGCTCCAGTGAGCTGGCACAAATCAAACATGACGACATACGTACATCCTTGCTCGAGATTTGTCAAAAAGTGTCTCGGCCTCTGCGCCCAAAATGTGTCCAAATCCAGGACAATCTGCTCACTTACAGACACCTGCCCCGTACGTGTCATTTACCAACAGGAGTTCTGCTCATCCCAGTCAAAGCTGAGGAACCTTAGGTTGACTATAAAGCGTGATCGTAACACAATTTGTCTTAGTGACGTCTCAGAACAATTTACGATTGGGGAAAATCTTGCTTAGTTCTCCGGGTGTTGGACATCTTCACTAAGAAAAGCCGCTCTTGTGATTGCATTTTTCTCAAGAGGATCAATCAGCAGTGGTGGAATGGAcaatggaagatgaacaaGGCATTGCTGACGGCCGATTTCGATGTTTGTCCAGATTACTGATGAGCACTTCCGCTCCACCGAGCGTCTTGAGCTTTGATAATCCAGTTATTGCATGTTCCTCCCCGTTTCTATGAGTgcctttcccatccttattttcctttttcccttgcctTCCCCCGTACTCATCtgagaggtggaggcagaCCTTGTACAGTAAAGGGCGGGCTTCATTTCAGTACAGCTTGTAGATATTCTTTAGAGAAGCCGAGGCGTTGCTGTCGTCCAGCTGATGAAGTTGCAATTTTTCGGAACATATCAATCTGCTATTGCTGACCTGTCTATGAAGTTCTACCGGAATGGCTAGAGATGGCTAGAGATGATGCGTAGTGGATCACTTTAACTGAATTCTACGGTAAACACTTTATCTATAAATCAGCTTTGCTTTTTGGCGATTTTCGTGTGAGGACACGCTCGAGCTTGGCATCATCAGCAATTTGTCGAGAATaagcaaaaaaaagaacCAGGATTGAACAAAAAAGTACATTTTGCAATTGTCGACTGCAGAATAGTAGCGTTCGACTACAGGATAGAACCTAATAAGGGGTACCGACGTGTGTTTAAAGTTGGACACGCTGTTGGTGTATTGGTAACATTAGAGCTTCCCATTTATGAGTTTAATGGCCGCCCTTTAGTGTCGGATAATTGCTCTAGCACGGGGTTCGATTCCCCGACAGCGTAGATTTCTTTCTGTTTTTGTACTTTTCGGCTTAGATCATAATTTGGTTTGCGGCTTGACTGCTGCGTGAGGgcccaccaccaccatttTTTATAAGCTTTGCAGCAGGCAtgttggaagatggtgaaTGAAAGAGTGGAAGTATGAAAACCCGCATATTGGCTTTCATAAGATGATATATATAATACCGGCACAAAGTCGAAATACCAGAACGGAACGCGTCGCGTCAAATTCTGAGCCGAAAATCAAAacaaagacgaagaattCACTTTACTTTCTACCTTCGTTGGGACACACACGtctttcatccttttccttttcctttacTTATATAATTTCATAAACTCAACGTTCTCTTCCAAGGAAGTCCCATTTGAGGATGTCTAATATCATCGAATTCGGTGCTCCACCTCCGcgttcatcatcctctaAAGCTCGCAATTTCGTTTCCCCCTCTACCGGGCTTTCAAAAACGCTTTCCTCAGAAAAAACATTCGAAAAGGTCAACGGCAACCATGAGGCTGAGTCTCACATATACAGGGATGAAGATtcaatggaagaagacatcatgggagaagagagtaTGCTCGTGGATACCGATCAAGAGGAGGAcagtgatgaagatgaggaaaaggaagtcATTCATGGTAGGTCGTGTGGCTTGAGATGTCTTCATGGTACATCTTGAGATACCTTTATGCTAATTTGTGACGGCAGTTGAAGTTCGACAGAAACCCTTTTCTCATTTGCGAGAGCAGCCAATCATGCAAATCGTCACCCAATTTATTCAAGAAGACCTGGCAAGGGTAGAATTGGGATGTGAGTTGTCCGGATGGAATGAGATCAAGATCCTGAGGGACCATGTCGAGCGTATAtgggttgaagaaggaggtaGGTGATTTTGTTTCTGGGTCTTTGCTATCTCGTTCTGACCCGTTGACACAGTCGCAGGGGTTGCATCGGTGCAAGTTTCAGAAGTAGACATTCAAGTGCATGTTTACAAGACTTCTTTGAATAATGAAGTTGAAGATTTCTCAGCAGATTTGGATGGTATGACTTGTTATTCATTGACTTTCAAGTATGAGCTGACAAGGATACCTGCAGACGATGATAGCGAAGAGAAGGTCTCTGCGGCCTCTGTTCGTTCATTACCTTCTGCTGAGCTCGACGGCATTTGGGACACGTAAGTCCATTATCTCTATTGTTTCAGCTATCATATGCTTAATGATGTCTGGCAGGCTGGTCTACTCTGATGACATCAAAGCTCGTCTTCTCAACTACATTTACTCTACTATTCTGTTCTCTGAGAGCGATATCGACTTTAACGTCATAGCGTGGAACAGGGTCATTTTGTTGCATGGTCCTCCTGGAACGGGGAAGACCAGTTTGTGTAGAGCGTTGGCTCAGAAAATGTCCATACGGCTGTCTCAAAAGTATGTCTTTATGGATGTTCAGGAACACAGTAGAGGTCGGCAGAGGCTGACGATGATAATTAGGTATCGACATGGCAAAATCATCGAAATCAATTCACATTCCCTATTCTCCAAGTGGTTTTCTGAGTCAGGCAAGTTGGTGCAAAAGTTATTCCAGACTGTTACAGAAatggtggaggatgaatcTGGTTTTGTAGTGGTCATGATTGGTGAGAtatttccttttctttgtCTTACTGTCAGTTCCCACACTGTGTGCTAATAATGGATGTCTCAGATGAGGTGGAGTCTTTAACAGCGGCAAGAGCAGGCGCCATGAAGGGCAACGAACCATCTGATTCTCTGAGAGTGGGTTGGACAGCAGAATCGAATACTTTGCATACTGACGTTTGGCTGATCAGGTCGTGAATGCTCTTTTGACTCAACTGGATAAGCTGAGGACTCGCAAAAATGTGCTGGTGATGACCACGTCCAACCTCGTCGATGCTATCGGTTCGTCCTTTCAGCCTGCACCTGTAAACTTTCAGTATATGAATGCTAAATGCGCCCTAAATCAACAGACGAAGCATTCATATCCCGAGTCGATCTCCTCGAATCAGTTCCTCTCCCACCCCCACGAGCCATCTATTCTATCCTGTCTGGATGTTTAAAAGAATGTATCACCAGAAAACTCATCAAGCGATGTCGGATATTGGATTGGAAAGCGGCTGAAGAGGCGCTCCGAGAGCGAAAGTTTGCCGGTGAAGTGTCGGTAgcagaaaaagagaaggaggcaaGAGAAGTaagggagagaggggtGGCCGCTTCACTAGCCGATCTAGCTGTCAAATGTCACGTAAGTCCTgtttcatcatccttcttaaTAACTTGGGGTTGATGTGATGGTGCTGAATCACGCTCCCCATGCGATCCCCGCAGGCGCTCGAGCTTTCCGGCCGAACACTGCGCAAACTTCCAGTCATCGCCCATGCACGATATctatcttcctcatcttcctccacatcatctATGGGAGAGTATAGATCActgaaggtggagagatggatagAGGCGATGGGTAAGGTAGTGTATATtgagcaagagaagaaacaCGACTTGACACGTGGAGGGAGTACGCTTGATGCCGTTCGTGGTGAGACGGATGCCAGGCGGGACGGGATGAATGGTCATGCTGAAGCACATGGACATGGACATTCCCAtatggagaagaatgaggtggggatgatggtgggTACAAAGGTGAAGCATTAAACAGGTGCCGTGTGGAGTCCACAATGGTTCATTTTGCATGCGCATAATTCCTTGCATGTTTTCATGATACATACTTGCATCCTCTTTCGCTTTGCCAGGTGTAGCATCTCTTTCTATGCATTTGCCAATTTTCTCATCCCTTTTTATTCCCAGTTTCAAAGTcatgtcttttttttggtgaGAAAGGAATACATACATGCAAGATCAATTTGGGCGTTCTAAGTAAAAGATTAAATGAAGTGACTAAAAATGCGAAAAATGCAATGAAAGACATTTTGAGCAGGCTAAAAAGATGCGAACTGtgtcctctctctcctaTTAGATTTTTTTAAACAGCTTGCAATACTAAACATAAATCTATCCTCTCCAGAACTCTACTCCCCTTCCAAAGTGAATTTCCTTTGCCCTCACTTGGTCGTGGTAGGCAAAACGGTCCCAAAGACATAGTCCCACATCTTGCTGGTAACACCAAAACCGAGCTCAAAGTTCTTGTAATGATGAGCGAGATGATATCGCTTCATTTCACGAAGGTAAGCTGGGAGACGGGTGTGATGTAGCGCATAATGGCCTGGACAAGACAATCGTTAGATGAGACTCCCCAGATATAAAAGAAATTGACTTACCCAAGTCGTAAACGACATACATGGCAAACGCGCCCGAGATGATACCATTGGCAATGGCCTTGGGGAAGACAATGTGCGCAAGCTTTGTAAAAGGCGTTTGAAGGACAAAGAACAGCAAGGGGGGCATGACGAGCCGCAGCTTGTCCATCGGAAGGTAATGGTGAACACCATGGAGCATGAAATGAAGGGTGATAGCCCATCTTGTGTCGGGGAGGTAGTAGtcaaggtggaagaggaatcgGTGCATGCTGTATTCGAGAATGGTCCAGATGAAGACGCCGAATGCGAAGCAGAGGGAGAAATAGCCGAGAGCGGCGAAGGAAGGGACGGGGATGGATGAGGGGAGAGGATAGGTGAGGATGGATTTGGCGGTGATCGATCTGCAGATGTCAATTTTGGGCGGTAGCTGTAGTGCGAAGACACTTACGAGTCGGTGAATTGCAACATAGACAACCATCCGATAAGACCAGCGATAGGCCACCAAATCATCGGCACGACCCACCATTGTGTTCTGGTGAACGGCTCCAGCAGATCACTTCCAAACAACCTGGCGCTCTCTTTGAGATGTCTCGGCTCGTGGACTTGGGAAAGGTAGTACTCTTTGGTCCAAGGGGCGTGCCAAACttggatgagaagaggttTTGTCAAGTCAATGAATTTGTTAAGGTTGTAGTCGGAAAGAAGATCCGTGTCAGAGGGTTGAAAGTTTTCATCGCAAACCCAGTCTTGTTTAAAGTCAGCATCATCAAGTACCAAAAGTTGGTCAGCTTACCCTCCGAAACAATCTTTTCTCCGCCACCCAACTCTCCCACCTCAAATTCTTCGAGCATCTCATAAGCCGCCCTAGAGTGCTGGTGAATATCCTCGTCGCTCATAACCTTGCCTATATCTTGGCCGGCAtaggagaggatgatgtcgTCTCCTCCGGGGTGGTCAtcgaggaaagaggtaagGTCGTAGACTTTGCCgttgtaagtgcagagcgTTGAGACGCGGGTGTTGTCTAGGCAGGTATCAGACGACAGTGAATGgcagaagacgagagagaCTTACGCTTCGCGACCTCGGCGAGGGAGTAAATGTGCCCTCTGGCATGGGTAGGTTTGGCCATGGCGTCGTTGACGGGTGACTGGTTCGCGTAGCGAGTGTGTATCTGGCCGTCTATGGGGGATACGGCGGGCTGAGTGGCGAATGAGAAGGGGCGTGGCGTTTGCGGTGAACGAGTGACTGGCTGGGCGAGAGtgatgggagaagaagaaatacGCACGGACCCGGCGtagaaatggaaagagaagcaGCAGTCGGATCGGAACGGTGGGATGGCGGGGAAAAAGCACCTCTTAAAAAAGTTACAAATAAATaaacagaaaaaaaaacacaaACAACGTGGCGCGTGCGTCACTGGTCGCTCGGCGGGCGGCGGTGGATTCGCGATGGACAGCCCGTGGGAGAACATTCACTCGCCGTCGGCGAACGAACATATCCATTATTACGATATACCCAGAAACATTCCGAACATTTCCAAAAGATCTCATCGTGCACAACCACACACTTGCCAACTCTCCACCAATGTATGCCATGCCGCAGTGTATGGGGACATCTGAGGGCCGAGGGAGAGTTTTTGCTGTCCACTCGCTCTTCATCTGCAAAGTCGTACGATTGCGGCAAATGCGtcaatcctcttctttcattgGTTCTGCCTAGTACAAGATCGCCTATATTGGTTTGTCCTGATCCGAGTCGGTAAACTCTTCCGCTCTCCTTTGAGTCGACATTCAAATGTCCAACGATGTTACTACATGCAGATATATACAACGAACCCATTTTAACAAATGCTATTTATCGAATCATGTCCATAGATCATGATAATCGAGTAGAGACTGCCGTCTCGCGTCTAACCATTCTTCATCCTACAAAATGCCTagcttcttcccactccTCACTCGCCACActcttccccatcaatCCTGATCCATGCAAcacttcccatccttcctcttcttcttccccattATCAATAACCTGTTCATCCACCATCGTTGATAATTTCAAAGCTTGTTCGGACGCATCAACATAAACACTAGCGCGGGAAGACACAGACATTGACATCCGCTCTCCCTCATCCCCCTCTTCAACCGCCtgccctccttcatcttcccgcTCTAGCAAAAACCCCCCAgctcttttcctt contains:
- a CDS encoding hypothetical protein (Match to EST gb|CF191458.1|CF191458; HMMPfam hit to Cyt-b5, Cytochrome b5-like Heme/Steroid binding domain, score: 76.8, E(): 5.8e-20; HMMPfam hit to FA_hydroxylase, Fatty acid hydroxylase, score: 233.9, E(): 2.8e-67), producing the protein MFSHGLSIANPPPPAERPVTHAPRCLCFFFCLFICNFFKRCFFPAIPPFRSDCCFSFHFYAGSVRISSSPITLAQPVTRSPQTPRPFSFATQPAVSPIDGQIHTRYANQSPVNDAMAKPTHARGHIYSLAEVAKHNTRVSTLCTYNGKVYDLTSFLDDHPGGDDIILSYAGQDIGKVMSDEDIHQHSRAAYEMLEEFEVGELGGGEKIVSEDWVCDENFQPSDTDLLSDYNLNKFIDLTKPLLIQVWHAPWTKEYYLSQVHEPRHLKESARLFGSDLLEPFTRTQWWVVPMIWWPIAGLIGWLSMLQFTDSSITAKSILTYPLPSSIPVPSFAALGYFSLCFAFGVFIWTILEYSMHRFLFHLDYYLPDTRWAITLHFMLHGVHHYLPMDKLRLVMPPLLFFVLQTPFTKLAHIVFPKAIANGIISGAFAMYVVYDLGHYALHHTRLPAYLREMKRYHLAHHYKNFELGFGVTSKMWDYVFGTVLPTTTK
- a CDS encoding hypothetical protein (Match to EST gb|CF191096.1|CF191096; HMMPfam hit to AAA, ATPase family associated with various cellular activities (AAA), score: 121.7, E(): 1.7e-33), which codes for MSNIIEFGAPPPRSSSSKARNFVSPSTGLSKTLSSEKTFEKVNGNHEAESHIYRDEDSMEEDIMGEESMLVDTDQEEDSDEDEEKEVIHVEVRQKPFSHLREQPIMQIVTQFIQEDLARVELGCELSGWNEIKILRDHVERIWVEEGVAGVASVQVSEVDIQVHVYKTSLNNEVEDFSADLDDDDSEEKVSAASVRSLPSAELDGIWDTLVYSDDIKARLLNYIYSTILFSESDIDFNVIAWNRVILLHGPPGTGKTSLCRALAQKMSIRLSQKYRHGKIIEINSHSLFSKWFSESGKLVQKLFQTVTEMVEDESGFVVVMIDEVESLTAARAGAMKGNEPSDSLRVVNALLTQLDKLRTRKNVLVMTTSNLVDAIDEAFISRVDLLESVPLPPPRAIYSILSGCLKECITRKLIKRCRILDWKAAEEALRERKFAGEVSVAEKEKEAREVRERGVAASLADLAVKCHALELSGRTLRKLPVIAHARYLSSSSSSTSSMGEYRSLKVERWIEAMGKVVYIEQEKKHDLTRGGSTLDAVRGETDARRDGMNGHAEAHGHGHSHMEKNEVGMMVGTKVKH